In Bythopirellula goksoeyrii, a single window of DNA contains:
- a CDS encoding replication initiator protein A — translation MGKAKHKQSHVEATTSGVDGLNLVEFPLSVLSTTAPKGVKTLEFNETKWVNGEPLHQKLTITGSDKYGLPTITHHKLLVALLQLFNERGNYENPRIEFTRYQLLKKLGWPDDAHYYRLARESLKIWKGVNLFYENAWWVDGKFKTKGFSLIDDFELFEKKSRTGRRTKLEQSEDPSYVVLGSVVVEEFRKERTKGLDYQFYLRLKYPVSKQLYRYLDKWFWYSPRFRHPDVLVFAREKIGLSRNYDAANLKRLLDKGIKELTAQGYLRKDVFSKRYTDTGGIELRRSATKPPQQEVKPATFLEAELQKRGVTTGRFKPTCAGSLVDSFPEPLITEKIAVHDWLLKNSDPKNKQNPAGYLVDSIRYGWPNPAGYKSQEESQAEALARQGAKQKFAQRQRKQELAEQERQRAEEAAFQEFVAKLRAEGNYDDFADRSVRSGLFKHYYDQSLRDGNSAEARKWQLRAMKARWHKIRAA, via the coding sequence ATGGGAAAGGCAAAACACAAGCAGTCTCACGTGGAAGCGACTACCTCTGGTGTAGATGGCCTGAATCTCGTTGAGTTTCCTCTCTCAGTTCTTTCCACCACGGCTCCTAAAGGAGTGAAGACTCTTGAGTTCAACGAAACTAAATGGGTCAACGGTGAGCCGCTCCACCAAAAACTCACCATCACAGGTTCCGACAAATATGGCCTACCCACAATTACCCATCATAAGCTTCTTGTTGCTCTTTTGCAGTTATTCAATGAGCGGGGCAACTACGAAAATCCCCGGATCGAGTTCACCAGATATCAACTCTTGAAAAAACTCGGTTGGCCCGATGATGCCCACTATTACCGCCTGGCGAGAGAGTCCCTCAAGATCTGGAAGGGAGTCAACCTGTTCTATGAAAACGCCTGGTGGGTGGACGGCAAATTCAAAACCAAAGGGTTTTCGCTGATTGACGATTTTGAGTTGTTTGAAAAGAAGAGTCGGACTGGCAGACGAACGAAGCTTGAGCAGTCCGAAGACCCGTCTTATGTGGTGTTAGGGAGTGTCGTGGTGGAAGAGTTTCGCAAAGAACGCACGAAGGGCCTAGATTACCAGTTTTATCTGCGACTCAAGTACCCGGTGTCAAAACAGCTCTATCGCTATCTGGATAAGTGGTTCTGGTATTCCCCTAGATTCAGGCATCCTGACGTATTGGTCTTTGCTCGCGAGAAAATCGGTCTGAGTCGCAACTACGATGCGGCCAACTTGAAGCGTTTGCTCGACAAAGGGATCAAAGAATTGACTGCTCAAGGCTACTTGCGTAAAGACGTGTTTTCAAAAAGGTATACCGACACGGGTGGCATCGAACTTAGAAGGAGCGCTACTAAGCCACCTCAGCAGGAAGTAAAGCCAGCGACTTTTCTCGAAGCAGAACTGCAAAAACGGGGGGTGACTACAGGTAGATTCAAGCCGACTTGTGCCGGCAGTCTGGTGGATTCGTTTCCAGAGCCACTCATCACTGAAAAAATAGCGGTCCATGATTGGCTCCTGAAAAACTCGGATCCCAAAAACAAACAGAATCCAGCCGGCTATCTGGTAGATTCTATTCGCTACGGATGGCCAAATCCTGCCGGGTATAAGTCACAAGAAGAAAGTCAGGCAGAAGCCTTAGCGAGGCAAGGTGCGAAACAAAAGTTTGCTCAGCGACAACGCAAGCAAGAATTGGCGGAACAGGAACGCCAGCGAGCAGAGGAGGCAGCTTTCCAGGAATTTGTCGCAAAGTTGCGAGCGGAAGGAAACTACGATGATTTTGCCGACCGGTCTGTTCGCTCTGGACTTTTTAAGCACTATTATGACCAGAGTCTAAGAGATGGGAACTCCGCAGAAGCTCGCAAGTGGCAACTAAGGGCCATGAAAGCTCGCTGGCACAAGATTCGTGCAGCTTGA
- a CDS encoding ParA family protein, whose product MNITFAHTKGGVTKSALASNLCVWLHQKGHNVAAIDLDAGEYGNKSLTTSVGQAAPEIPIYQPADAAELRDLLPQLAEQFQFTVADAPGGFQSTTQTNVELLKHSDFVLIPVKPEFDAIEPLSVVEQIIEVARLENPLLQARVIINCLDGRTRTGRDPQSIVDMIHAITPNLKIMNQKVRIDSSAFQTARINGSVVVQGGRSPAQEDLNSLFAELLSDMIAAISRLSQKLATTAYS is encoded by the coding sequence ATGAATATTACCTTCGCACACACTAAGGGTGGCGTCACCAAATCAGCCCTCGCCAGCAATCTATGTGTCTGGCTCCACCAAAAAGGCCATAACGTGGCAGCCATTGACCTGGATGCCGGAGAATATGGCAATAAATCACTTACTACGAGCGTGGGGCAAGCGGCACCAGAGATTCCCATCTATCAGCCGGCAGACGCGGCAGAGCTACGCGACTTGCTGCCACAACTGGCCGAACAGTTTCAGTTTACAGTCGCCGATGCACCGGGTGGTTTTCAGAGTACCACACAAACCAACGTTGAACTCTTGAAACACAGCGATTTTGTGCTTATTCCAGTCAAACCTGAGTTTGATGCGATTGAGCCCCTGTCTGTCGTTGAGCAGATTATTGAAGTAGCCCGGCTAGAGAATCCCTTACTCCAAGCCCGCGTGATTATCAATTGTCTTGATGGTCGGACCCGTACTGGACGCGATCCCCAAAGTATTGTGGACATGATTCATGCGATTACTCCAAATCTGAAGATCATGAATCAAAAAGTTCGGATAGATAGTTCTGCTTTCCAAACAGCCAGAATCAATGGTTCGGTCGTTGTCCAGGGAGGCCGGTCCCCGGCCCAGGAAGATTTGAATTCACTGTTTGCTGAGCTATTGAGCGACATGATCGCCGCCATCAGTCGGCTTAGTCAAAAATTGGCAACTACTGCGTATAGCTAA